The Ignicoccus islandicus DSM 13165 sequence ATGACGTGGAGAGCATCGGTTATGTTCCTCTCGGCCTCGTCTAGGGCCATGTCGCTAGCGCCTCTTAGTAGTATGGTCACGGCCTTCGGGTTCTTGCATCCCTCTACGAAGACCATCTTTTCCTTACCGACTCTCCTCTCCTCTACTAGCTCGGCTTCGCCGAGCGCGTCGGCGCTTAGGTCCTTCAAGCTAGTTACTATCCTGGCTCCGGTGGCCTTGGCTAGCTTCTCCATATCGCTCCTCTTTACTCTCCTTACCGCTAGGATGCCCTTCTTAGCTAGGAAGTGAGCGGCCACGTCGTCGATGCCCTTCTGCACGAATACGACGTTGGCTCCTACTTCAGCGATCTTGTCCACCATCTCCTTGAGTATCTTAGTTTGTTCCTCGAGGAAGGCCTCTATTTGCCTGGGGTCGGTGATGTTTATCTTGGCGGTGATGTCAGGCTTCTCTACCTCTAGTGGCGTGTCTAGCAACAATATCTTCGCATTTTCCACTCTCTTGGGCATACCGGGGTGTACTACTTCCTTGTCTAGTACGATGCCCTTTACCAGTTGGCTGTCTAGCAAGCTTCCGCCCTTCTTCTTTTCGATCTTTATGTCATCCAAGCTCATCTTTAAGGTTCCGTCAGGCTGTTCTTCGGCGACGGTGTAAGCAGCTTCAATTATCATCTCCAATAGCTTGTTCTTAATCTCCTCGGCCTCTTGACCTAGGAACTTGCTGCTTAGGCTGGTTGCCACTAGCTTCTTGATGTAATCTTTGTCCTTCGGGTCTATCTTGACTGCAATGGAGTCGAGTTCCTCTAACGCTTTCTCCATAGCCTTCTTGTAACCTTCGATTATTATGCTGGGGTGTATGTTCTGATCTAGTAAGGGTTCGGCCTTTTCAAGTAGGGTTCCAGCGAGTACGACCACGCTGGTAGTACCGTCTCCCACTTCGGTGTCTTGCGCCTTGGCCGTTTCAACTATTAACTTGGCGGCAGGGTGTTGGACATCCATTTCCTTGAGTATGGTAACACCGTCGTTGGTGACGGTGATGTCACCGAAGCTGTCAACTATCATTTTGTCCATTCCTCTCGGTCCCAAGCTAGTCTTCAACACTTCGGCAATGATCCTGGCAGCTAGTATGTTGCTCCTTAGAGCTTCCCTACCGTAAGTTCTGCTTGCACCCTCCTTGAGTATCAGTACGGGTACTCCGGTTGCCATCGCGTTCACCCACCGTGAAAGGGGTATTCACCGGTTCTATATAAGTTTTTCCTAAGGTTCGGTATCGTTTTCCAAAGAGTAACGTTTAAATGCAATGATTTCGGAACTGACCGATAGGTGAACGTTCTCTTGAATCAACTATACCGATACCTCTTCTATTTGTTCGCTTTCAGTATCGTTGAATATATTGCTT is a genomic window containing:
- the thsA gene encoding thermosome subunit alpha codes for the protein MATGVPVLILKEGASRTYGREALRSNILAARIIAEVLKTSLGPRGMDKMIVDSFGDITVTNDGVTILKEMDVQHPAAKLIVETAKAQDTEVGDGTTSVVVLAGTLLEKAEPLLDQNIHPSIIIEGYKKAMEKALEELDSIAVKIDPKDKDYIKKLVATSLSSKFLGQEAEEIKNKLLEMIIEAAYTVAEEQPDGTLKMSLDDIKIEKKKGGSLLDSQLVKGIVLDKEVVHPGMPKRVENAKILLLDTPLEVEKPDITAKINITDPRQIEAFLEEQTKILKEMVDKIAEVGANVVFVQKGIDDVAAHFLAKKGILAVRRVKRSDMEKLAKATGARIVTSLKDLSADALGEAELVEERRVGKEKMVFVEGCKNPKAVTILLRGASDMALDEAERNITDALHVIRNIFLKPKIVGGGGAVEVELAERLRKYATTVGGKEQLAIEAYAEALEEIPVVLADTAGMDTLETLMELRRLHREGKTWAGVNVLEGKVEEDMTKIGVMEPVRVREQVLKSATEAANALLKIDDVIAAAPPKEGKKGKKEGEEGEEEEGGSKFNPPEF